One genomic region from Camelus bactrianus isolate YW-2024 breed Bactrian camel chromosome 3, ASM4877302v1, whole genome shotgun sequence encodes:
- the SLC26A2 gene encoding sulfate transporter, which translates to MSSESKEQDDLSFKDSLEGDDQYSPPSRIHLEHEKESSTVFKEEANDQCIPYPRIHLEPQEKPNTNFKQFVMKKLQKSCQCSPTKAKNMIFDFLPVLRWLPKYQLKKNILGDVMSGLIVGILLVPQSIAYSLLAGQEPVYGLYTSFFASIIYFLFGTSRHISVGIFGVLCLMIGEVVDRELQKAGYDTAHIPPSSGMVSNDSTLLNQESDRICDRSCYAITVGSTVTFMAGVYQVVMGFFQVGFVSVYLSDALLSGFVTGASFTILTSQAKYLLGLSLPRSNGVGSLITTWIHIFKNIHKTNLCDLITSLLCLLVLVPTKELNEHFKSKLKAPIPTELIVVVAATLASHFGKLNEKYSTSIAGHIPTGFLPPKAPDWNLIPNVAVDAIAISIIGFAITVSLSEMFAKKHGYAVKANQEMYAIGFCNIIPSFFHCFTTSAALAKTLVKESTGCQTQISGVVTALVLLLVLLVIAPLFYSLQKSVLGVITIVNLRGALCKFKDLPKMWKVSRMDTVIWFVTMLSSALISTEIGLLVGVCFSMFCVILRTQKPKSSLLGLVKESEIFESTSAYKNLWTKPGIKIFRFVAPLYYINKEYFKSALYKRTLNPVLVEAAQKKAAKKKIRKEIATLSRIQDEVSVQLSHDPLEFHTVVIDCSAVQFLDTAGINTLKEVRRDFRAVGIQVLLAQCNPSVRDSLARGEYCKQEEENLLFYSVYEAVTFAEESQNQKGTYIPNGLNFSTD; encoded by the exons ATGTCTTCAGAAAGTAAAGAGCAAGATGACCTTTCATTCAAGGACTCCCTTGAAGGAGACGACCAGTACAGTCCTCCATCTAGGATCCATCTGGAGCATGAAAAGGAATCAAGTACTGTCTTCAAGGAAGAGGCCAATGATCAATGTATACCTTATCCTAGGATCCATTTGGAGCCTCAAGAGAAACCAAATACTAACTTCAAGCAGTTTGTCatgaaaaaactacaaaaaagttGCCAGTGCAGTCCAACCAAAGCCAAAAATATGATTTTTGATTTTCTTCCTGTTCTGCGGTGGCTCCCAAAATACCAgctgaagaaaaacattttaggaGATGTGATGTCTGGCTTGATTGTGGGCATCTTATTAGTGCCCCAATCCATTGCTTATTCTCTCTTGGCTGGCCAAGAACCTGTCTACGGTCTATACACATCTTTTTTTGCCAGCATCATTTATTTCCTGTTTGGTACCTCCCGTCACATCTCTGTGGGCATTTTTGGAGTACTGTGCCTTATGATTGGTGAAGTAGTTGACCGAGAACTACAAAAAGCCGGCTATGACACTGCCCATATTCCTCCTTCTTCAGGAATGGTTTCAAATGATAGCACATTATTAAACCAGGAATCAGACAGGATATGTGACAGAAGTTGCTATGCAATTACAGTTGGCAGCACTGTAACATTTATGGCTGGAGTTTATCAG GTAGTGATGGGCTTCTTTCAAGTGGGCTTTGTTTCAGTCTACCTCTCAGACGCCTTGCTGAGTGGATTTGTCACTGGTGCCTCCTTCACTATTCTTACATCTCAGGCCAAGTACCTCCTTGGGCTCAGCCTTCCTCGGAGTAATGGCGTGGGCTCACTCATCACTACTTGGATACATATCTTCAAAAACATCCATAAGACTAATCTCTGTGATCTTATCACCAGCCTTTTGTGCCTTTTGGTTCTTGTGCCAACCAAAGAACTCAACGAGCATTTCAAGTCCAAGCTCAAGGCACCGATTCCTACAGAACTCATTGTCGTTGTGGCGGCCACATTAGCCTCTCATTTTGGAAAACTAAATGAGAAATACAGCACCAGTATTGCTGGACATATTCCCACTGGGTTTCTGCCACCCAAAGCACCGGACTGGAACTTAATTCCTAATGTAGCTGTGGATGCAATAGCTATTTCTATTATTGGTTTTGCTATCACTGTATCACTTTCTGAGATGTTTGCTAAGAAACACGGCTACGCAGTCAAAGCTAATCAGGAAATGTATGCCATTGGCTTTTGCAATATCATCCCTTCCTTCTTCCACTGCTTTACTACTAGCGCGGCTCTTGCAAAGACATTGGTTAAAGAATCCACAGGCTGCCAAACTCAGATCTCTGGTGTGGTGACAGCTCTGGTTCTTTTGTTGGTCCTCTTGGTAATAGCTCCATTATTCTATTCCCTTCAGAAGAGTGTCCTTGGTGTGATCACGATTGTAAATCTCCGAGGAGCCCTATGTAAATTTAAGGATCTGCCCAAGATGTGGAAGGTTAGCAGAATGGATACAGTTATCTGGTTTGTTACTATGCTGTCCTCTGCACTGATAAGTACTGAAATAGGCCTGCTTGTCGGGGTTTGTTTTTCTATGTTTTGTGTCATCCTCCGCACTCAGAAGCCAAAGAGTTCATTGCTTGGCTTGGTGAAAGAGTCCGAAATCTTTGAATCCACGTCTGCCTACAAGAACCTTTGGACTAAGCCGGGCATCAAGATTTTCCGCTTTGTAGCCCCTCTCTACTACATaaacaaagaatattttaaatctgCTTTATACAAAAGAACTCTCAACCCAGTCTTAGTGGAGGCAGCTCAGAAGAAGGCAGCAAAGAAAAAGATCAGAAAGGAAATAGCAACTCTCAGTAGAATCCAGGATGAAGTTTCAGTGCAGCTTTCCCACGACCCCTTAGAGTTCCACACCGTGGTGATTGACTGCAGTGCAGTGCAGTTTCTGGACACTGCAGGGATCAACACACTGAAAGAGGTGCGCAGAGACTTCAGAGCTGTTGGCATTCAGGTTCTGCTGGCTCAGTGCAATCCCTCCGTGAGGGATTCCCTGGCCCGGGGAGAGTATTgcaaacaggaagaagaaaacctTCTCTTTTATAGTGTATATGAAGCAGTGACTTTTGCCGAAGAATCTCAGAATCAGAAAGGAACATATATTCCCAATGGTCTGAATTTTTCCACTGATTGA